One segment of Nostoc flagelliforme CCNUN1 DNA contains the following:
- a CDS encoding LuxR C-terminal-related transcriptional regulator, translating into MLSQVEQSKTLATLLVDDDDQFRAGIRTLLSFSQIQDRAIKVIGEANRPALALSLAEQHTPDLILIDMELIEGDGLSLLQQLQDSNASSKTLVLSGHQEDYWIYQAMQSGADGYVFKGQVSQQLLDAIATIMQNQIYLPPEVATGFFRKFQKTQASLPSQIGQPCNLSERESDVLYWLVQGASNDEIGKKLYISVATVKTHLTNIFLKLQVTSRTQAIVAAIKMNLVQS; encoded by the coding sequence ATGTTAAGCCAAGTAGAACAAAGCAAAACCCTAGCGACGCTTTTAGTTGATGACGACGATCAATTTCGGGCTGGAATCAGAACCCTCCTAAGCTTCTCCCAGATTCAGGATCGAGCCATTAAGGTAATTGGGGAAGCGAATCGTCCGGCTCTTGCTTTATCCCTTGCCGAGCAGCATACTCCCGACCTAATTCTGATTGACATGGAATTAATTGAGGGAGATGGCCTTTCTCTATTACAGCAACTCCAAGACAGCAATGCATCGAGTAAAACCCTTGTTTTATCAGGTCATCAAGAAGACTACTGGATCTATCAGGCTATGCAGTCGGGGGCGGATGGCTATGTATTTAAGGGTCAGGTTTCACAGCAGTTGCTAGATGCGATCGCCACTATTATGCAGAACCAAATCTATTTACCACCTGAAGTTGCCACTGGCTTCTTTAGAAAATTCCAAAAAACCCAAGCCTCATTACCCTCACAGATCGGTCAGCCCTGCAATCTCTCTGAGAGAGAAAGCGATGTTTTATATTGGCTTGTTCAAGGAGCCTCAAACGATGAAATTGGGAAGAAACTCTACATTTCAGTGGCTACTGTTAAGACGCATCTCACTAATATTTTTCTGAAGCTACAGGTAACAAGTCGGACACAAGCTATTGTGGCAGCCATCAAGATGAATCTGGTTCAGTCGTAA
- a CDS encoding ShlB/FhaC/HecB family hemolysin secretion/activation protein, translating to MIDKYPKNIIVSSLPLSMLILLSSISLSPLKAQAVDTTQLPTSNFILSQQFPPPQDVKPPTPSPLPSPELPQPLPPPAELFPPSAPTPTPDEPLPGNSSQTIVVERFEVIGSTVFSPEELALATAEFTKRPISLSEVYQARSKITDLYVKNGYITSGAYIPPQKIQSGVLKIQVVEGKLEDIQVTGTRRLNQNYIRSRLAIATSPPLNRQRLLEALQLLQLNPLIQNVTAELSAGSGTGTSLLEVKVSEAKTFSSQIVLDNGRSPSVGSFRRGLRLNEANLLGLGDNLSLGYTNTDGSNSLDTSYTLPLNPKNGTLTFNYGTTSSNVIERPFNVLDIQSASRYYELTFRQPIVQTPTQEFALGLTASRRESEASYVDDDRIPFPSLGADEQGRTRVSALRFFQEWTNRNSREVIALRSQFSLGIDVLNPTINQNAPDSRFFAWQGQAQLARLLAPETLLLLRLNTQLASRTLLPLEQFGLGGQDSVRGYRQDYLLTDNGAFVSAEVQVPILRLPQINSTLQVVPFVDFGVGWNSSGRENPDPNTLAAVGLGLRWSQGDRFTVRLDWGIPLISVNSSNEKTLQENGLYFSLLYNPF from the coding sequence ATGATTGATAAATACCCTAAAAATATTATAGTGTCCTCTTTACCTCTGAGTATGCTTATATTACTCAGCAGTATATCTTTAAGTCCACTGAAAGCTCAGGCTGTTGATACTACACAATTACCAACTAGTAATTTCATCCTATCGCAACAATTCCCACCACCACAGGATGTTAAACCACCCACACCTTCGCCACTTCCCTCGCCGGAACTACCACAGCCACTTCCCCCACCAGCAGAACTGTTTCCACCCTCTGCCCCAACTCCCACACCTGATGAACCACTCCCTGGCAACTCTTCTCAAACTATTGTTGTTGAACGGTTTGAAGTTATTGGTAGCACAGTCTTCAGTCCTGAAGAATTAGCCCTCGCCACTGCTGAATTTACTAAACGACCGATCTCATTGTCTGAAGTCTATCAAGCACGTTCTAAAATCACTGATTTATACGTCAAAAATGGTTACATTACTTCTGGTGCTTATATCCCACCTCAAAAAATCCAATCCGGTGTTCTCAAAATTCAGGTGGTCGAAGGTAAATTAGAAGATATCCAGGTAACTGGAACTCGGCGGCTGAATCAGAATTATATCCGCAGCCGACTAGCAATAGCGACATCACCACCTCTCAATCGCCAGCGTCTATTAGAAGCACTGCAACTTTTACAACTTAATCCATTGATTCAAAACGTGACTGCTGAACTCTCAGCAGGATCGGGGACGGGTACGAGTCTTTTAGAAGTTAAAGTCAGCGAGGCAAAAACCTTTAGTAGTCAAATAGTTCTTGATAATGGGCGATCGCCTAGTGTTGGCAGTTTCCGACGTGGATTACGATTGAATGAAGCCAACTTACTCGGATTGGGAGATAATCTGAGTCTAGGCTACACTAATACCGATGGTAGCAACTCCTTGGACACCAGCTATACATTACCACTCAATCCTAAGAACGGAACGCTCACTTTCAACTATGGCACTACATCAAGCAATGTCATTGAACGTCCTTTCAACGTTTTAGATATTCAATCGGCTTCTCGCTATTACGAATTAACATTCCGCCAGCCCATAGTCCAAACTCCCACACAAGAATTCGCTCTTGGGTTAACAGCTTCCCGACGGGAAAGTGAAGCCTCTTATGTAGACGATGACCGAATACCTTTCCCTAGTTTAGGTGCTGATGAACAGGGACGCACCAGGGTATCTGCGTTGCGATTTTTTCAAGAATGGACGAATCGTAACAGCCGTGAAGTCATCGCCCTACGCTCTCAATTCAGTTTGGGCATAGATGTGTTGAATCCCACGATTAATCAAAATGCTCCCGATAGCCGTTTTTTTGCTTGGCAAGGACAAGCGCAGTTGGCACGCCTCTTAGCTCCTGAAACCTTACTTTTACTTCGTTTAAATACCCAACTCGCATCCAGAACACTTTTACCTTTAGAGCAATTTGGCTTAGGTGGACAGGATAGCGTTCGAGGCTACCGTCAAGATTATTTGCTCACAGATAATGGCGCTTTTGTTTCTGCGGAAGTTCAAGTACCAATTCTGCGCTTACCCCAGATAAATAGCACATTACAGGTTGTCCCATTTGTAGATTTTGGTGTTGGCTGGAATAGTTCTGGTAGAGAGAATCCCGACCCTAATACTCTAGCTGCTGTTGGTCTGGGGTTGCGTTGGTCACAGGGCGATCGCTTCACCGTTCGTCTTGACTGGGGCATTCCTTTAATATCTGTTAACTCATCAAATGAGAAAACATTACAAGAAAACGGACTCTATTTTAGTCTACTCTATAATCCGTTTTAA
- a CDS encoding COG1470 family protein, with amino-acid sequence MLNLITPLKVILNPPTRLEGFPGESVTLDISLINQGEQGAAIDVFVDPTAQTLLSWCPSARKRVALDSQQACEVSLLFEIPSDTLPGSYPYTVVVDAPEHYPEETPIHYPVSVEVLVKEQTVIRSQKLTFSISPATSPVQPLLVQPNQDQRLSVIVNNHSSRVDRFRLHCLDLDKTWFTIQYPSNELSQLGVVSSIDGLELNPGGQGEIIIEFHYPINMPAGHYSPTLQIISDNAPEQVFLDLVYLEVKPKFHLSVELETILGKVSHSPGQYRLTLTNHGNSIRELAVSASSRDETELCYYVCSPSSVNLLIGETATINLTIYPKQKWRRPLFGYGLELPFQVNLQDIQALPTPEKLPMGLLVWKARPWWLFLLLLLVGVGTLSGLGFLIWFVFFKPAPEPILAEFKPDSASYTEGGRVRLNWTISNSDRLDQLVISSTKDQTASSPQVYDFRQGLPTELNRYCQIRDGETPAVGDRNLTCTNVDTGARLAGKYTFQLQIKAKSAENPIHQKLDVVIQPKPLPQVVSIVARQSQLEKGKPLTLSWNIKNFSQLGQLQVMGQLKEGKPTLLKTYNFQKQIPPELAKKCQPPVNETLSCSNVDIRLPAKPGDYTISLQPVSSGSQKQSPLSKAIQVQLKATPLQIMDFTLNNQSSETNPSMFLKVGQVLTLNWKVQGDGAKVKLEPLGDVPASGSRTLKATTSLSQIVLTAETEQGQSIKRAFLLQVDTPKPLQKPTNIDSLKLRLQMIK; translated from the coding sequence ATGTTGAATCTTATAACACCACTCAAAGTTATACTGAATCCTCCCACCCGCCTAGAGGGTTTCCCTGGGGAGAGCGTTACCCTTGACATCAGTCTGATTAATCAAGGCGAGCAGGGAGCCGCAATTGATGTGTTTGTCGATCCCACGGCTCAAACCCTGCTGTCATGGTGTCCATCTGCAAGAAAGCGGGTCGCCCTCGACTCCCAACAGGCTTGTGAAGTCAGCCTGCTCTTTGAGATCCCCTCAGACACTCTACCAGGAAGTTATCCCTACACGGTAGTAGTAGATGCCCCAGAGCATTATCCAGAAGAGACTCCGATTCATTACCCAGTCAGTGTTGAAGTTCTAGTCAAAGAGCAGACTGTTATACGGTCACAAAAGCTTACCTTTTCAATTAGCCCAGCAACTAGTCCCGTTCAGCCCTTACTAGTTCAGCCCAACCAGGACCAGAGGCTATCAGTAATCGTGAACAACCACTCCAGTCGGGTGGATCGGTTTCGGCTCCATTGTCTTGACTTGGATAAAACGTGGTTTACGATTCAATATCCTTCCAACGAACTGAGTCAGTTAGGTGTCGTTTCCAGTATCGATGGTTTGGAGCTTAATCCTGGAGGTCAAGGCGAAATCATCATTGAGTTCCATTATCCAATAAACATGCCTGCTGGTCATTATTCACCGACTCTACAGATCATTTCTGATAATGCTCCAGAGCAGGTCTTTTTGGATCTGGTGTATTTAGAGGTAAAGCCAAAATTTCACTTGAGTGTTGAACTAGAGACTATTCTTGGAAAAGTCAGCCACAGTCCAGGCCAGTATCGACTTACACTGACAAATCACGGAAATTCAATTCGAGAATTGGCCGTAAGTGCTAGCAGCCGAGATGAAACTGAGTTATGCTACTATGTTTGCAGTCCGTCTTCTGTCAATTTGTTGATTGGCGAAACAGCAACGATTAATCTAACTATTTATCCCAAACAGAAATGGCGACGTCCCCTCTTTGGGTATGGCTTAGAGCTACCGTTTCAAGTCAATCTTCAAGATATTCAAGCATTACCGACGCCAGAAAAGTTACCGATGGGGTTGTTAGTCTGGAAAGCACGCCCTTGGTGGCTGTTTCTACTGTTGCTGCTGGTAGGGGTTGGTACATTGTCGGGACTAGGCTTTTTGATTTGGTTTGTGTTCTTTAAACCCGCTCCAGAGCCAATCCTGGCAGAATTCAAACCGGATAGCGCTAGCTATACGGAGGGAGGCAGGGTACGCCTAAACTGGACGATCTCGAATTCAGATCGGCTAGATCAGCTCGTGATTTCTTCAACCAAAGATCAAACTGCGAGCAGTCCCCAAGTTTACGACTTTCGTCAAGGCTTACCGACAGAACTGAACCGTTATTGCCAAATTCGCGATGGCGAAACGCCCGCCGTTGGCGATCGCAATTTAACCTGTACCAACGTCGATACAGGTGCCCGACTGGCGGGAAAATACACCTTCCAGCTTCAAATTAAGGCAAAATCAGCAGAAAACCCTATTCATCAGAAACTTGATGTCGTAATTCAACCTAAGCCACTGCCGCAGGTGGTGAGCATTGTAGCACGCCAGTCTCAACTCGAAAAAGGGAAGCCTTTAACCCTTAGTTGGAATATCAAGAACTTTAGCCAACTCGGTCAGCTTCAGGTTATGGGTCAACTCAAAGAAGGTAAACCAACGCTCCTCAAGACTTATAATTTTCAAAAACAAATTCCTCCAGAACTAGCAAAGAAATGTCAACCTCCAGTCAACGAGACATTGAGTTGTTCCAACGTGGATATACGGCTTCCAGCTAAACCAGGCGACTATACGATTAGCCTTCAACCTGTGTCTAGTGGAAGTCAAAAACAATCGCCACTTTCCAAAGCAATTCAAGTCCAGTTAAAAGCAACACCCCTTCAAATTATGGACTTTACCCTCAATAATCAAAGTTCAGAGACGAATCCCTCAATGTTCTTGAAAGTTGGACAAGTTCTGACTCTCAACTGGAAGGTACAGGGGGATGGTGCTAAGGTTAAACTCGAACCTTTAGGTGATGTCCCAGCTAGCGGTTCTAGGACATTGAAAGCGACCACAAGTCTCTCTCAAATTGTCCTCACGGCTGAAACCGAACAAGGTCAATCAATCAAACGTGCGTTTTTGCTCCAAGTTGATACGCCAAAACCGCTTCAGAAGCCGACTAATATCGATTCTCTAAAACTAAGGCTACAGATGATAAAGTAA
- a CDS encoding sensor histidine kinase — MDSLTDNPSIGLKLLKNLSPQSEKGTPQYYTRKLKHFLQLQIEQLAAQPQIQWTRVVYQDPQMSDRHQVIETSQMPFSFAKETLAYLQNEGWLANVSSALALKPIDAETIEKGFYYCHFGESSQPNQYLLLFAKGPLSHTQRQFIKRTAASIGEYLDEHQQNWQHRQKIQILEHLVQRVGHQLRHPLGLISLYAHNLSHLLAPSKEQEQASVICKTAHGLNQTLTEIVQCASSKKLQIVPQDIRSLVHKTLEEFQGWISEKDIQVCCSDRTLILKLDPLQIKQAISNLLSNAIHFSPQGAKIFIDWQEQQGDVLLTLRDEGPGLSSEDLQKLFKPFYTRRSEGTGLGLAIAQKVVLDHGGKLWARNAPRKGAEFSISLPRLIPSINLSEDNAVC, encoded by the coding sequence ATGGATAGTCTCACAGATAATCCAAGCATAGGTCTTAAACTCTTAAAAAATTTGAGTCCTCAGTCAGAAAAAGGGACTCCCCAGTATTACACCCGAAAACTAAAGCATTTCTTGCAGCTACAGATCGAGCAACTGGCAGCTCAACCGCAGATTCAATGGACGAGAGTGGTTTATCAAGATCCGCAGATGTCCGATCGCCACCAAGTTATTGAAACCTCTCAAATGCCTTTTTCTTTTGCGAAAGAGACCCTAGCTTACTTACAGAACGAAGGTTGGTTAGCTAATGTTTCATCTGCTCTAGCGTTAAAGCCGATTGATGCAGAGACAATAGAAAAAGGCTTCTATTATTGTCATTTTGGTGAATCTAGTCAGCCTAATCAATACTTACTATTATTTGCTAAGGGGCCTTTGTCTCATACTCAACGGCAATTCATTAAGCGAACGGCTGCTAGTATCGGTGAATATTTAGACGAACATCAACAAAACTGGCAACACCGCCAGAAGATTCAAATTTTAGAGCATCTTGTTCAACGAGTGGGGCATCAGTTACGTCATCCTTTGGGTTTAATTAGTCTCTATGCTCATAACCTTAGTCATCTTCTGGCTCCGAGTAAGGAGCAAGAACAAGCTTCAGTCATTTGCAAGACTGCTCACGGCTTAAATCAAACTCTTACTGAAATTGTGCAGTGTGCAAGTAGTAAAAAGTTGCAGATTGTACCGCAAGATATCCGTAGCCTCGTCCATAAAACACTGGAAGAATTTCAAGGCTGGATTTCGGAGAAAGATATTCAGGTTTGTTGCAGCGATCGCACACTTATTTTAAAACTCGATCCACTCCAAATCAAACAAGCTATCAGCAATTTATTGAGTAACGCCATTCATTTTAGCCCCCAAGGTGCAAAAATTTTCATTGATTGGCAAGAGCAGCAGGGAGATGTTTTACTGACCTTAAGAGATGAAGGCCCTGGTCTATCCTCAGAAGATTTACAGAAGCTGTTTAAGCCTTTCTATACCCGCCGTTCGGAAGGAACAGGTTTAGGATTAGCCATTGCCCAAAAAGTTGTACTCGATCACGGAGGGAAACTATGGGCAAGAAATGCCCCCAGAAAAGGTGCAGAATTTTCGATAAGCCTACCTCGATTGATTCCATCCATTAACTTATCAGAGGACAACGCCGTATGTTAA
- a CDS encoding WD40 repeat domain-containing protein produces MLASSIIDASLTVQNIAFRPGGPSVSFGVSVINRSNQFASFQLEIKAAGAGEQSNWYQLSPDVSTAKSPGDRTDFQVEILDSPLPDFVGIVNLMVRVFSPHLSEERRLVLRLTLEPNGELNLLRIGLPTKRFQVYPRNVVDIPVTVKNVGSQPSEVRLQCAELESSWLVGSCERYIEIPANGETTATFQCQPPRADRVPSGDYLFIIIAKSHVGSIVEVQGILEVLPVGFMQFEVQPQQQCIPPKRPWLPNWRSRSSTFQLMFKNNSNLLQTLDLEVRGQDAKRCQIEVSPEKPVLPLGEITSTNLTLSPRRPWIGWPRKLKFELKPWLSDPRLGSSDPATQILFLKVFPIVPLWLLVVLLLIIAAAVFRPTPITHLAGVNAVRLSGTSGRSPLVMSVSDDCSIRTWGVTDWGTLTAQGSLSKGTLAKTCTDAQPNSSKGLLAITQQAIRSLALIPVKNNQVFAGLENGTVQVWDINTGKGLYTLKDPKDQTSDRILDLMFTRNSLTLYTSYGSGTIRSWQRPRDVRFDSKPAKVLKVPDRFAYQAWSLALSPDEKILVSAGQFKRLVLWDVANSQPRQLKLSDNAQNRGENDFFWDVSFAPNTSILAASDSDGYVTLWDLSQCQKAARKASPKEQLPQQSCEERARWKVSNTSVRNILFTPDQRWLISAGDDGQILAWRLTANFTPDLTQKPKQIATLSSRITSLDLIPKEQGVWIASGSDDAQVRLYRFNPDE; encoded by the coding sequence ATGCTTGCCAGCTCAATTATCGATGCTAGCTTGACTGTGCAAAATATAGCCTTTCGCCCGGGTGGGCCATCGGTTTCATTTGGTGTTTCAGTCATCAACCGCAGCAATCAGTTTGCGTCGTTTCAACTTGAAATTAAAGCGGCGGGAGCAGGCGAGCAGAGTAACTGGTATCAACTTTCTCCAGATGTATCTACAGCTAAATCACCGGGCGATCGCACTGATTTTCAAGTTGAGATTTTAGACTCTCCTCTCCCTGATTTCGTCGGGATCGTCAATCTAATGGTGCGGGTTTTTTCGCCCCATCTCTCTGAAGAACGACGATTAGTTCTGCGATTAACGTTAGAACCTAACGGTGAATTAAATCTACTGCGGATCGGACTACCTACCAAGCGGTTTCAAGTTTATCCTCGTAACGTCGTTGATATTCCTGTGACTGTCAAGAATGTAGGGTCGCAGCCTTCAGAAGTGCGCTTGCAGTGTGCAGAACTTGAGTCGTCCTGGCTAGTTGGTAGCTGTGAACGGTATATAGAAATTCCAGCAAATGGAGAGACAACAGCAACTTTCCAATGTCAGCCCCCTAGAGCAGATCGAGTTCCAAGTGGCGATTATCTCTTTATTATAATTGCCAAAAGTCATGTGGGTTCTATCGTTGAAGTACAAGGGATTTTAGAAGTTTTGCCCGTTGGGTTCATGCAGTTTGAAGTCCAGCCTCAGCAGCAGTGTATACCGCCTAAAAGACCCTGGCTCCCGAATTGGCGATCGCGTAGCAGTACCTTTCAATTGATGTTTAAGAACAATAGTAATCTGTTGCAAACGCTCGATCTTGAAGTACGAGGTCAAGACGCGAAACGATGCCAAATTGAGGTTAGTCCAGAAAAGCCCGTTCTGCCATTGGGAGAAATAACTTCTACAAACCTAACCCTCTCCCCCCGTCGTCCTTGGATTGGCTGGCCACGAAAACTAAAGTTTGAACTCAAGCCTTGGCTATCAGACCCAAGATTAGGGAGTAGCGATCCAGCAACCCAGATTTTGTTCTTAAAGGTTTTCCCAATTGTACCTCTATGGTTATTAGTGGTATTGCTCTTGATAATTGCAGCTGCTGTGTTTAGACCAACGCCCATCACTCATCTGGCTGGCGTTAATGCCGTGCGACTCAGTGGCACGAGTGGCAGATCGCCGCTTGTAATGAGTGTCTCAGACGATTGTTCAATTCGCACTTGGGGCGTGACAGATTGGGGAACGCTAACCGCTCAGGGTAGCTTGAGCAAGGGCACGTTAGCTAAAACCTGTACCGATGCTCAACCTAACTCTTCCAAGGGACTTCTTGCGATTACTCAGCAAGCAATCCGATCGCTAGCATTAATTCCGGTGAAAAATAATCAGGTCTTTGCAGGTCTAGAGAATGGAACCGTTCAGGTTTGGGATATCAACACTGGCAAAGGACTCTATACGCTCAAAGACCCCAAAGACCAGACAAGCGATCGCATTCTGGACTTGATGTTTACTCGCAACTCTCTGACGCTATACACTAGCTATGGGAGCGGAACCATTCGGAGTTGGCAAAGACCGAGGGATGTCCGTTTTGACTCAAAGCCTGCCAAGGTTTTGAAAGTGCCCGATCGCTTCGCATATCAAGCCTGGTCTTTAGCACTCAGTCCAGATGAAAAGATCCTTGTGAGCGCCGGACAGTTTAAGCGGCTTGTCTTGTGGGATGTCGCAAATTCGCAACCTCGGCAGCTAAAGCTTTCAGACAATGCTCAAAATCGCGGAGAAAACGACTTTTTCTGGGATGTCAGCTTTGCGCCCAATACTTCCATCCTAGCGGCCTCTGATTCTGATGGTTACGTCACTCTTTGGGACTTAAGCCAATGTCAGAAAGCAGCCCGAAAGGCGTCGCCTAAAGAGCAACTTCCTCAGCAAAGCTGCGAAGAACGGGCAAGGTGGAAGGTTTCAAATACATCGGTTCGCAACATTTTATTTACTCCAGATCAACGATGGCTCATCAGTGCAGGCGATGATGGTCAGATCCTGGCCTGGCGTCTAACCGCAAACTTCACTCCCGATCTGACTCAAAAACCGAAGCAGATCGCAACCCTGTCCAGCAGAATTACTTCCTTAGACTTGATTCCTAAAGAGCAGGGGGTTTGGATTGCCAGTGGCTCTGATGATGCACAAGTTCGCCTTTATCGCTTTAACCCAGATGAATAA